One Peromyscus leucopus breed LL Stock chromosome 4, UCI_PerLeu_2.1, whole genome shotgun sequence genomic region harbors:
- the Lamp5 gene encoding lysosome-associated membrane glycoprotein 5, whose amino-acid sequence MDLRGRTLLSGDRLRILLMLFHAMAQTVAEQEVENLSGLSTNPGKDIFVVRENGTTCLMAEFAAKFIVPYDVWANNYVDLITEQAEIALTRGAEVNGRCGHNESELQVFWVDRAYTLKMLFVKESHNTSKGPEATWRLSKVQFVYDTLEKTHFKDPVSAGKHTANSHHLAALVTPSGMSYECQAQQSISLASSDPQKTVTMILSAVHIQPFDIISDFVFSEEHKCPVDEREQLEETLPLILGLILGLVIVITLVIYHIHHKMTANQVQIPRDRSQYKHMG is encoded by the exons ATGGATCTCCGAGGAAGAACCCTTCTCAGTGGAGACAGACTTCGGATTCTCCTGATGCTCTTCC ATGCAATGGCCCAAACCGTGGCAGAACAAGAAGTGGAAAATCTTTCGGGCCTTTCCACGAACCCCGGGAAAGACATATTTGTGGTGCGGGAAAATGGGACGACGTGTCTCATGGCAGAGTTTGCAGCCAAATTTATTGTACCTTATGATGTGTGGGCCAACAATTACGTGGAT CTGATCACAGAACAGGCTGAGATCGCCTTGACCCGGGGAGCTGAGGTGAATGGCCGCTGTGGCCACAACGAGTCGGAGCTTCAGGTGTTCTGGGTAGATCGCGCCTACACACTCAAAATGCTATTTGTAAAG GAAAGTCACAAcacttccaaaggaccagaggcGACTTGGAGGCTGAGCAAAGTGCAGTTTGTCTATGATACCTTAGAGAAGACTCACTTTAAAGACCCAGTGAGTG CTGGGAAGCACACGGCCAACTCTCATCACCTCGCTGCCTTGGTAACTCCATCTGGGATGTCCTATGAATGTCAGGCTCAACAGTCCATTTCTCTGGCCTCCAGTGATCCTCAGAAAACTGTCACCATGATTCTGTCTGCAGTGCACATCCAACCCTTTGACATCATCTCTGATTTTGTCTTCAGTGAAG aGCATAAATGTCCAGTGGATGAGCGAGAGCAGTTGGAAGAGACCTTGCCCCTGATTCTGGGTCTCATCTTGGGCCTTGTCATTGTGATAACACTTGTGATCTACCACATCCACCATAAAATGACTGCCAACCAGGTGCAGATCCCCAGAGACCGATCCCAGTATAAGCACATGGGCTAA